The DNA window CTGATAGAAGATTACGGCAATCAGGGGTATGTGGTACAGAATCCGCCGGCGTATCCGCTGAGCGAGCAGGAGATGGACGATGTATATCATCTGCCGTTTATGCGGACGTATCATCCGATGTATGAAAAAAAAGGCGGGATCCCGGCGATTGAGGAGATCAAGTTCAGTCTTACCAGTAACCGTGGATGTTTCGGCGGCTGTAATTTCTGTGCACTGACCTTTCATCAGGGGCGGATCGTGCAGGTTCGAAGCCACGAATCGCTGTTAGAAGAAGCAGTCGAGATGACGAAAGATCCTGATTTTAAGGGGTATATTCACGATGTGGGCGGTCCTACGGCAGATTTCCGTCAGCCGGCGTGTAAAAAGCAGCTGACTAAAGGAGCCTGTACGAACCGTCAATGTCTGTTTCCGACACCGTGTAAGAATCTGATCGCGGATCATTCGGATTATCTTACCCTGCTTCGAAAGCTTCGGAAGGTTCCGAAAGTGAAGAAAGTATTTATCCGTTCGGGCATCCGTTTTGACTATGTGCTGGCGGATCCGAAGAGCCATTTCTTACAGGAACTGGCGGATTATCATGTGAGCGGGCAGTTGAGGGTGGCACCGGAACATGTGGCGGACAAAGTCCTGGAAAAAATGGGAAAACCATCCCATAAAGTCTACCAGGAATTTTTAAAACAGTATTATGCCTGCTGTAAAAAAAGCGGGAAAGAACAGTATGCGGTTCCTTATTTTATGTCTTCCCATCCGGGATGCGGACTGAAAGAGGCGGTGGAACTGGCAGAATATATCCGGGATATGGGATTTATGCCGGAGCAGGTACAGGATTTTTATCCGACACCGTCGACGATCTCCACCTGTATGTATTATACGGGACTGGATCCGCGGACGATGGAGAAGGTGTATGTACCGGTCAATCCGCATGAGAAAAACATGCAGAGGGCGCTGATCCAGTACCGGCGTCCGGAGAATCGGAAACTGGTGGAGGAAGCGCTGATCAAGGCAGGAAGACAGGATCTGATCGGATTCGGTCCGAAGTGCCTGATCCGTCCGTATGACGGCAGACGGGCACAGAAGGTTGAAAATCTGAAAACACAGACAGGCTCCGCAGGAAAGAACAGAAAAAATGGAAGAGGAAATCTAAATCAGAGTCAACAGCCGAATGGCAGACAGCAAAAGCAGCATGCGGGTAAGAAAAAGACCATCCGTAACGTGCATAAAAAACGGTAACAGAAAGGATAAAGCATGAAAAAAGTAAAAAAAGGTGATTATGGATACATTCGATATGAGAAGAAAAAACGACTGTTGACAACGGTAGTTTTGTTTCTGATTCCTCTGGCGGCATTTCTGGCAGCGTTTCTCATCACGGGAACCAAGAAAAATATTATTACCGTCATTGCCATGGTAGGCTGCCTTCCGGCGTGCCGTGCTCTGGTGAATATGATCATGATGTGGCTGCAGAAACCGATGGATGCGAAAGTCTATAAAAAGATCCAGGCACATGAGGGTGAGCTGGAAGTGACTTATGAGACTTACCTGACCACTTATGAGAAGAGTGTATTTGTGGAAAGCTTTGCGGTGTGCGGCAACAAGGTCATCGGCTACACCAGCCATATGGATGGTTCCACACAGTTTATCGAGGATCATGTGCGGGGCATCCTGAAACAGAACGGTTATAAAGTAGAAGTGAAAGTGTTCAAAGAACTGAAAACCTATCTGGAACGGATGGATTATCTGAACGCACACAAACAGGAACTGGAGCAGAATATTTCTTTCAAACCGGATGAGCGGTATCCGGATCTGTCCAGAGATCAGCTGATCAAACATACGATCCTGGCGATTTCTTTGTAAGGGAAAAGAAAATATATGAGAGATCTGACAATCGGAAAAAATGAAGCCGGTCAGCGGATGGACAAATACCTGAAAAAGTATTTTCCGGAAGCCGGTTCTGGGTTCTTGTATAAGATGCTTCGGAAGAAGAATATTTTGTTAAATGAAAAAAAGGCAGACGGGAAAGAAATGCTGAAACAGGGCGACTGTATCCGGCTGTACCTGGCGGAAGAGACAATTGAGAAGTTCCGCGGGACACAGAAAACACCGGCGGTCTCCCGAAAGAAAACTCCCGGTGTGAAACTGGATGTGATCTATGAGGATGAACATGTGGCGATGGTCAACAAACCGGCAGGGATGCTGTCACAGAAAGCAAAACCGTCGGATCAGTCACTGGTGGAGTATTTTCAGAGGTATCTGCTGGATACGGGAGCAATCAGTGAACAGGAGTTAGAGACTTTTCATCCGGCTCCGTGTAACCGGCTGGACCGGAATACCAGCGGGCTGGTGCTGTGCGGAAAGAGCCTTGCGGGGCTGCAGGCATTATCCGAAGCACTGAAACTGCGAACGATGAAAAAATACTATCTGGCACTGGTGCTCGGAAAGGTCGATCAGCCGGGGCATCAGAAAGCATGGCTGTGTAAAGATACAAAGACGAATCAGGTGAAAGTCAGCACCAGGCAGATGCCCGGAAGTTCTCCGATTGAGACCGCCTGGGAGCCGGTCTGGAGCAACGGGCAGGAGACGCTTTTAAAAGTGGAGCTAATCACCGGAAAATCGCATCAGATCCGCTGCCATCTGGCAAGTCTCGGTTATCCGCTGGCGGGAGATCCAAAGTACGGAAACGCCCGGTGGAATGCAGGACTGAAGCAGGAATATGGTCTGAAACGCCAGTTTTTGCATGCATGGCAGGTGGAATTTCCACAGATGTCCGGAGCACTGGAAACGCTGTCTGGAAAATGTTTTACAGCACCGCTTCCCAAAGAACTGGAACGGATCACAGAGGGCGAGAGAAAGAAGGGTAAATCATGACAGAAGAGAGAATAGGCGGAGAAGAAACTACTGGAAAAAAGAAACCGAAAAAGAGTCTGAAAAGAGAGCTTATGGAAGATATTATCATGATCGTGTTCGTTCTGATAACAGTCTGGGTGATGAAAAATTATGTGCTGATCAATGCTGTCATTCCTTCGGCATCGATGGAAGATACGATCATGACGGGCGACCGGATTTTCGGAAGCCGGCTGTCATATGAGTTCGGCGAGCCGCAGAGAGGGGATATTGCGATCTTCAAGTTTCCGGATGATGAGAGTCAGCTGTATATCAAGCGGGTGATCGGACTTCCGGGAGATAAAGTACAGATCATTGACGGAAAAGTCTATATCAATGACTCTGAGACACCGCTGGACGAGCCTTACCTGCCGGAGACACCGGAAGGGGATTATGGTCCGTATTATGTGCCGGAAGACAGCTATTTTATGCTGGGGGATAACCGGAACTGGTCGAAAGACTCCCGATTCTGGCAGAATACCTATGTGAAAAAAGAAAAAGTTCTCGCAAAAGCGATCTTCCGTTATTACCCGTTTAACAAGATCGGTGTGATCGAAAAGGACTGATGGGAGGAAAATATGGCAACCTGGAATTCAAGAGGACTCAGGGGTTCTACACTGGAAGAACTGATCAACCGGAGCAATGAACAGTACCGTGAAAAGGGGCTGGCACTGATTCAGAAAGTGCCGACACCGATCACGCCGGTTCGGATCGCCAAGGATACCAGACAGATCACCCTGGCGTATTTTGAACAGAAAAGTACGGTGGATTATATCGGGGCAGTGCAGGGGATTCCTGTATGCTTCGATGCGAAAGAGTGCAAAGAAACAGTCTTTCCCCTTGCCAATATCCATGAGCATCAGGTGCGGTTTATGAGAGAGTTTGAACAGCAGGAGGGAATTTCTTTCCTGCTGATTTATTTTTCGGGAAGAAATGAATTCTATTATCTGACATTTCGAGATCTGTGGTGGTTCTGGGAGCGGGCGCAGAATGGTGGAAGAAAAAGTTTTCTTTACGAAGAACTGAATCCTTCTTATTTCCTTGCGAACCACGGTGGGATTCTGGTGCCGTATCTGGACGGAATCCAGAAAGATTTGCAGGACAGGGATTGACAAGTGTGCTGTCTTCACATATAATGTATTAGCATAGTAGCACATTAGCAGACTAAAGCGCATAAAAAGTAACTGATATGATAAATCAAAAAGTTACAGAAAAAAGATAAAGAAGAGGATAGAACCATGAGACAATTATTTCATACCCCGGAAGGAGTCCGGGATGTTTACGGAACCGAATGTGCAAAGAAACTGTATCTTCAGAGAAAAATGGAGAAGATCTTTCATGCATACGGTTACCAGAGTATAGAGACACCTACCTTTGAGTTTTTCGATGTGTTCGGAAAACAGGTGGGAACCACGCCGTCCAGAGAACTCTACAAGTTTTTTGACCGCGATGGTAATACCCTGGTGCTTCGTCCGGACTTTACACCTTCCATCGCGAGAGCGGCATCCATGTATTATCATCAGGAAGATATGCCGATCCGTCTCTGCTACAGCG is part of the Blautia faecicola genome and encodes:
- a CDS encoding YgiQ family radical SAM protein translates to MSGQFLPVTMEECRERGIEQPDFVYVCGDAYVDHSSFGAAIICRLLESRGYSVGMIAQPDWKDPESVQVFGEPRLGFLVSAGNMDSMVNHYTVSKKHRQKDSYSPGGEMGHRPDRAVIVYGNLIRRTYKKTPIILGGIEASLRRLGHYDYWSDQVKRSVLLDSGADLISYGMGEHSIIEIADALASGLDVKDITFIRGTVYRCKSVEHIPEPLYLPSFEEIKEKKEQYARSFGIQHQNTDPYQAKVLIEDYGNQGYVVQNPPAYPLSEQEMDDVYHLPFMRTYHPMYEKKGGIPAIEEIKFSLTSNRGCFGGCNFCALTFHQGRIVQVRSHESLLEEAVEMTKDPDFKGYIHDVGGPTADFRQPACKKQLTKGACTNRQCLFPTPCKNLIADHSDYLTLLRKLRKVPKVKKVFIRSGIRFDYVLADPKSHFLQELADYHVSGQLRVAPEHVADKVLEKMGKPSHKVYQEFLKQYYACCKKSGKEQYAVPYFMSSHPGCGLKEAVELAEYIRDMGFMPEQVQDFYPTPSTISTCMYYTGLDPRTMEKVYVPVNPHEKNMQRALIQYRRPENRKLVEEALIKAGRQDLIGFGPKCLIRPYDGRRAQKVENLKTQTGSAGKNRKNGRGNLNQSQQPNGRQQKQHAGKKKTIRNVHKKR
- the lepB gene encoding signal peptidase I, which produces MTEERIGGEETTGKKKPKKSLKRELMEDIIMIVFVLITVWVMKNYVLINAVIPSASMEDTIMTGDRIFGSRLSYEFGEPQRGDIAIFKFPDDESQLYIKRVIGLPGDKVQIIDGKVYINDSETPLDEPYLPETPEGDYGPYYVPEDSYFMLGDNRNWSKDSRFWQNTYVKKEKVLAKAIFRYYPFNKIGVIEKD
- a CDS encoding Holliday junction resolvase RecU, translating into MATWNSRGLRGSTLEELINRSNEQYREKGLALIQKVPTPITPVRIAKDTRQITLAYFEQKSTVDYIGAVQGIPVCFDAKECKETVFPLANIHEHQVRFMREFEQQEGISFLLIYFSGRNEFYYLTFRDLWWFWERAQNGGRKSFLYEELNPSYFLANHGGILVPYLDGIQKDLQDRD
- a CDS encoding RluA family pseudouridine synthase, encoding MRDLTIGKNEAGQRMDKYLKKYFPEAGSGFLYKMLRKKNILLNEKKADGKEMLKQGDCIRLYLAEETIEKFRGTQKTPAVSRKKTPGVKLDVIYEDEHVAMVNKPAGMLSQKAKPSDQSLVEYFQRYLLDTGAISEQELETFHPAPCNRLDRNTSGLVLCGKSLAGLQALSEALKLRTMKKYYLALVLGKVDQPGHQKAWLCKDTKTNQVKVSTRQMPGSSPIETAWEPVWSNGQETLLKVELITGKSHQIRCHLASLGYPLAGDPKYGNARWNAGLKQEYGLKRQFLHAWQVEFPQMSGALETLSGKCFTAPLPKELERITEGERKKGKS